Proteins from a single region of bacterium:
- a CDS encoding lysophospholipase, with protein sequence MTPSQGSFAGHGGIAIHWRRAAPHGPPRAVVLVSHGYAEHVGRYDHVVAHLVARGFAVAGVDHRGHGRSAGPRGHCRDLDEMVADLRTLASHAEQWWPGTPRVLLGHSMGGLIGLRYLLAYPETVRAGVLSAPALRVPDAAPRALLALVRGLGRVVPRLPLRSRLDQSALARDPAVGAAYVADPLVHRRATAGFVRAMYRAQRDTMARAASLRPPTLVLQGAADRIVLAAGASELASRLGAPHEAVMLPGFYHELLNEPPAERAKVLAAIDAWLDRWLAG encoded by the coding sequence GTGACCCCCTCGCAGGGCAGCTTCGCCGGGCACGGCGGCATCGCGATCCACTGGCGTCGCGCCGCTCCCCACGGACCGCCCCGCGCCGTGGTGCTCGTCTCGCACGGCTACGCCGAGCACGTCGGCCGCTACGATCACGTGGTCGCGCACCTCGTCGCCCGGGGCTTCGCCGTCGCCGGCGTCGACCATCGCGGCCACGGCCGTTCCGCCGGCCCGCGCGGCCATTGCCGCGATCTCGACGAGATGGTCGCCGACCTGCGCACCCTGGCGTCGCACGCGGAGCAGTGGTGGCCCGGCACGCCGCGCGTGCTGCTCGGGCACAGCATGGGCGGCCTCATCGGGCTCCGCTACCTGCTCGCGTATCCCGAGACGGTGCGCGCGGGCGTCCTCTCGGCCCCGGCGCTGCGCGTGCCCGACGCCGCGCCGCGCGCGCTGCTGGCGCTGGTGCGCGGCCTCGGCCGAGTCGTACCGCGCCTGCCGCTGCGCTCGCGGCTCGACCAGTCGGCGCTGGCCCGCGATCCGGCGGTCGGTGCGGCGTACGTCGCGGACCCGCTCGTCCATCGGCGCGCGACGGCAGGGTTCGTGCGCGCGATGTACCGGGCACAGCGCGATACGATGGCCCGCGCGGCGTCGCTGCGTCCGCCGACGCTGGTGCTGCAGGGCGCCGCGGACCGCATCGTGCTGGCGGCGGGGGCGTCGGAGCTGGCGAGTCGGCTCGGGGCGCCGCACGAGGCGGTGATGCTGCCGGGGTTCTACCACGAGCTGCTGAACGAGCCC